Genomic window (Leisingera methylohalidivorans DSM 14336):
GATGATTTGGCGGCGCTGGTCACCCGTGACAGCATGATCGGCACCGGTCTGGCAAAAGTGCCGGAAGGGGCGCCGTCATGACCCGGGTGCATGACATGGGCGGGCGATTCGGCGACGGCCCGGTGGTGCCGGAAGCCGCGGATGCACCGGTGTTTGCCGAAGACTGGCATGCCCGCGCATTGGCGGTGACGCTGGCCTGCGGTGCGCTGGGGCAGTGGAACATCGATACCTCGCGCCATGCGCGCGAGCGGCTGTCTCCGCAGGATTACAGCCGCTTTTCCTACTATGAGAAATGGATCGCGGCGCTGGCGGATCTTCTGGTCGAAAAAGATGTGCTGACGCGGGAGGATCTGCAGGGCAAGGGCGCGGCGGGGCTGCACGCGCTGGCGGAACGGGCCTTGACGGCCAAGAATGCCGCCGCTGCGCTGGCCAAGGGCGGCCCGGCGGACCGGCAGGGCGGGCCGAAGCCGCGGTTCAATCCGGGGCAGGCGGTGCGGGCGCGACTGCCGGCGGATAATGCGCTGGTGGACGGCGGCCACACGCGGCTGCCGCAATATGCCGCCGGGGCGCGCGGTTATATTCTGCGGATGCATGGCACCCATGTGTTTCCTGACAGCAGCGCGCATGGGCTGGGCGAGGCGCCCGAGCCGCTGTATGCGGTGCGGTTTCCGGCGCGCGTGCTGTGGGCGCATGCAGAACACCCGGGGGACGAGGTGGTGCTGGATCTGTGGCAAAGCTATCTGGAGCCGCTATGAGTGACTGTGCAGGCATATCCGCGCCGGAGCCTGTGTTTGCCGAACCCTGGCACGCGCAGGTCTTTGCTCTCACGGTGCAACTGAACGAGGCTGGGAGGTTTACCTGGGCGGACTGGGTGCAGCGGTTCTCGGCCACGCTGAAACGCCACGGGCTGAACCGGGAGCTGGATGGCGGCGAGGATTATTTCCGCGCCTGGCTGGAGACGCTGGAGCAGGTTCTGGCCGATGACGGCACGGCCTCCCGCGCCGAGGCCGAGGGGATGCGCAGCCGTTGGGAGGAGGCCTATCTGTCCACCCCGCATGGCGCGCCGGTGCATCTGCAGGGCTGAATGCGCCCGCAGGTCCGGCCGCCGGGGGGCATTGCGCCCTAAGCGGGTCTGTCTGTCTGTCTGTCTGTCTGCTGACGCTTTGTCTTATGTCGGGGTACCGGATAGCAAGGGGGGCGGCGCCGCCGGTGAGAGGATGGACAGACCCCGCAGGGCCTGCTCGGACAGGAGTTCCTGAACGACCCCCTTATTATCGGGGCCGGTCTCCGGGTGCTGCGCAGGCAGCCGCACAGATGCCTGTGCCTTGTATCATGGCCCCGCGCGCGGAGCCATGGCGGGCGATCGATCAGCTGGCAGTCTGTCCGACGGGGATGAGGATCGCGTGAAGCGTGCGTGCGGCGGGTGCGCAACACCCGCCCGGTATCAAGGCGCGGCAGCGCCGCCGGGCGAGCGCCTGCCCGCCCCAACGGGCTGGCGCTTTCGAGACGGCAGTGCTCCATTAGTAACTCGTACGGATGTTGCGGGGATAAATTGCCCCGCACAAGCGCAGCGGCGCCCCCCCCGCGGGCAGACGCCCGCCCTTTTGCCGAAGGGACGATTGCCCTTTTTGTCAGTTCGGGAATCAGCGGCAAGCCGGCGCATTCGCGCCCGCCCAGGCAGGCGCAGCCCTTGGTGATCGGGCTGAAAAGGGTGTCTGGCGTCTGACTGCGGCGAAAAACCGGTTCCCCTGCCGGTGCAGCATCGCTATATGAGCGTGGGTTTGAACCAAGACTGTAAAGGACCGGATATGGCCAATGTCGTCGTAGTCGGCGCCCAGTGGGGCGACGAAGGTAAAGGCAAGATCGTGGATTGGCTGAGCGAGCGTGCGGACGTGATCGCGCGCTTCCAGGGCGGCCACAACGCCGGCCATACGCTGGTCATTGACGGCAAGGTCTACAAGCTGCACGCGCTGCCCTCGGGTGTGGTGCGCGGCGGCAAGCTGAGCGTCATCGGCAACGGTGTGGTGCTGGACCCCTGGCACCTGATGAAAGAGATCGCCACGGTCCAGGCGCAGGGTGTGGAGATCTCGCCGGAAACCCTGATGGTTGCGGAAAACACGCCGCTGATCCTGCCGCTGCATGGCGAATTGGACCGGGCGCGCGAAGAGGCGGCCTCGAAAGGCACCAAGATCGGCACCACCGGCCGCGGCATCGGCCCGTGTTATGAGGACAAGGTGGGCCGCCGTGCGATCCGCGTGGCGGATCTGGCCGATGAGGCAACGCTGATTGCCCGTGTCGACCGCGCGCTGCAGCATCATGATCCGCTGCGCAAGGGGCTGGGCGTCGATCCGGTCGACCGCGACGCGCTGATCGAGCAGCTGAAAGAGATCGCACCGCAGATCCTGCCCTATGCGGCGCCGGTCTGGAAGGTGCTGAACGAGAAGCGCAAGGCGGGCAAGCGGATCCTGTTCGAAGGCGCGCAGGGCGCCCTGCTGGACATTGATTTCGGCACCTATCCCTTTGTGACCTCCTCCAACGTGATTGCGGGCCAGGCGGCCACCGGCGTGGGCATCGGCCCCGGCTCGATCGATTATGTGCTGGGCATTGTCAAAGCCTATACCACCCGGGTCGGCGAAGGCCCGTTCCCGACTGAGCTGTTGCAGGCCGATGGCTCGCCGGATGCGGATGGCCAGCGTCTGGGCGAGCGCGGCCATGAGTTCGGCACCACCACCGGCCGCCAGCGCCGCTGCGGCTGGTTTGATGCCTGCCTGGTGCGCCAGACCTGCGCCACTTCGGGCATCAATGGCATTTCGCTGACCAAGCTGGATGTGCTGGACGGGTTCGAGACCCTGAAGATCTGTGTCGGCTATGAGCTGGACGGGGAACGTCTGGACTACCTGCCGACCGCGGCAGACCAGCAGGCCCGCTGCACCCCGATCTACGAGGAAATGCCGGGCTGGAGCGAAAGCACCGAAGGCGCGCGCAGCTGGAACGACCTGCCGGCCAATGCGATCAAATACGTGAAACGGGTGGAAGAGCTGATCGATTGCCCGGTGGCATTGCTGTCCACCAGCCCGGAGCGGGACGACACCATTCTGGTGACCGACCCGTTTGCCGACTGATGGCCGGGAGCAAGGGGCTGAGCTACAAGGCCCGGCGGCGCTGGGCGCTGGTGATCCTGCTGGTCGGGATGCCGGTCTACATCGTGGCCGCGGTCACGGTGATGAACTGGCTGGACCGGCCGCCGCTGTGGCTGGAGCTGCTGGTCTATGTGGCGCTGGGGGTTGCCTGGGTGCTGCCGTTCAAATTTGTGTTCCGCGGCGTCGGCCAGGCGGAGCCGGACGCGGAAGATCAGTAAGCGCAGGGGCGCTGCCCCGCAGGTTTGAAGGGGTAGAGGGGCGCTGCCCCTCAGGTTTGAGTGGAGAGGGGCGCTGGCCCTCAGGTTTGAATGAAGAGGGGCGCTGGCCCTCTTGGCCCTGCGGGTCAATTCACCCCGGGGTATTTCTGCACAGATGAAGCAGCATCTGGCCGGTGGAACGGAAAAAGGCGGCCCCGGAGGCCGCCTTTTTTGTGTGTTCTGTCCGGGGTGTCAGCCTGCGGCGCGTTTGCCGGGCTTGAAGCCGATGTCGCCGGAGGCGGTGAACTTGCCGTTGCCGGAGCGTTCGATCTTGCCGTCGCGCAGGAGCTGGCCGAAGGAGCGCAGCCCGTCCTCGCGGTTGAAGTCGCTGCTGCCGGCGCTGCGCGCCTTGCTCATCAGCTGCGGGCGCGAGAAGTGGTCGCGGCCTTCGACAAAGCTGATATAGGCGGCGGCGGCTTCCAGCAGCTCATGCAGCTCGGCGGCGCCGCGGTCGGCGGCGTAGGAGGCAAAGCCGCTGCTGCCTTCGGTGCCGTCGTCCAGAACCCCAGCCGAGACCCGGCGCGGGCGCACCGGCTGCTGCGGCGCGCTGCCTTCGTCAATGCGCTGTTCGGCCACCAGTTTCAGCGGCGCCGGGCGGGCGGCCGGGGCGGCCGGGCGTTCCGAGGCGTTCGGGCGGGGTTCCGGGCGGCGCGGGCGGACCACGCTGGCCAGGTCTTCGCGGTAGGGTTTGGCGCCATCGCTGCCTGCGCTGACGGCGGCAGCGCCTTCGGCCTTGGTGGCGGCGACGGCGGCGCGCAGCTGGCTGTAGGCCTCGCGGGAAGAGGTTGTGTCCGGGTCTTCGAGTTTTTCGTCGGCGGCGGCCATCAGCCGGGAGACATCGCTGTCCGGCAGCCCGGCGGCTGCGGGCTGGGCCGGGGCTTCGGCATCGGGCGATTCAGCGGCACCTTCATCCGCCTCGGAGGCGGCGAGGATCTCGGCCTCCACCTCGGCCAGTTCGCGCATCAGGTCGGCTTCGTCGTCTTCCGAAAGGGACGGCTGGGCGGGCGCCGGGTCTTCGCTGGCATTGGTTTCCTGCAGCTGTCCAGAGGCGACGGCCTGGTCAAAATCGGCGCGTTTGACCTTGGTGATCCGCACCCGGGCCGGAGCAGGCTTGGCGGCGGCCTCGTCAGCGGTGCTGCCGGCGCCGCGGCTGTCTGCGGCATCTGCGGTATCTGCAGCAGCCGGCGCAAGGTCTTCATCCTGCAGGCCGGCAAACAGGCTGCCGCCGTCTTGTGCGGGCGCATCGCTTGCTGTTTCGGCGGCCCCGGTGTTCAGGTCCAGGCGGTCCAGTGCCTTGGCGATTGCATCGTCGCCTTCATCATCGAAGTCCGGCGCGCCGTCGCTGCCATCCTCCAGCAGCGCGCTGGTGATGTCCTCGGCTGCGCTTTCCAGCACATCGTCGGCATGTTCGTCTTCGGTGAAGTCTTCGACAGGGGTCTGTGCCACCACCGCGCGGATGCGCTGCAGCTTGGCGGCGATGCTGTCGGCGGCCGGCACGGTGTCTTCTTCGCGGCGGACGGGCGCTGCGGCGTGTTCTTCGGTTTCCGCCTCGGTCTCGGCCTCCGGCTCGTTGACTTCGAGCAGTTCGACGGAAGAGGAAGCCTTGGCCGGAGCGGAGTCTTCGCTTGCGGTTTCCAGCACGGCGGTGATGGTTTCTTCGGCTTCGGCTTCGGCTTCGGCTTCGGCTTCGGCTTCGGCTTCGGCTTCGGCTTCGGCTTCGGCTTCGGCGATTTCTGCGGCGAGTTCTGCGGCGGCGGCCTTGGCTTCTTCGGCAATGGCTTCGGCAGCGGCTTTGGCCTCTTTGGCTGCAAGCCTGTCTGCCTGAGCTTCGGCCTCAGCTGCTGCGGGCTGTTCCGCCGGCTCCGCTGCCGCCGGGGCAGGGGTTTCGGCGGCTTGGTCCGCGGCGGGTGCCGGAGCGGGCTGTTCAGCAGCCGGCGCAGCGGCCGGTGCGGTTTCTGCCGCAGGTGCAGGTGCAGGTGCCGGAGCGGCAGCCGGGGCCGGCGCCGGGGCTTCGGCAGCAGCGGCGCCAAGGGCCGGGGTGGCGGCGCGCAGGTGAATGCCGCCGTCGCTGGTGCGGGCCTCGACCTGGCGGGCAATTTCGCGCTGGGCGATGCGGGCCAGCATGTCGGCGTCGGGTTGCGGCGGTTCCGCCCCAAAGTAACGGTCATCGGAAGCCAGGTCGCGGAAGTACTCGGCAATCGCCTTCATTGTGCCGAAGGAATCCTCGAACCCTTCCAAAGTGCAGGAAAAGGTTCCATAGGATACGGTCAAGACTTTGTTGTTATGTACCATCAGCTCGCTCGTCTTCGTCACATCAGTTGTTATTTACCATATGGGCTTGAAGGACCAATTTTGCTCGAATCCGTGCAATTGATCGTATCATTTTGTGTTCACATTGTGACTTGTTTCCAAAACTGCCAGGAATGCTGCCCATGAATCATCTGATTGTTGAGGAATTGGAACCAATCACCCTGGTTGGCGGCGGTGAGCTGGCCTCCGGCGCGCTGGAAGAGGCGCTGGCGCTGGCGCCGGTGCTGGCGGCGGCGGATGGCGGCGCGGTTGCGGCGCTGGCGGCGGGGCATGTGCCGCAGGCGGTGATCGGTGATTTCGACTCGCTGCCCGGGGATGTGCGGGGCCGGCTGCCGCCGGGCAGCCTGTTTCCGGTGGCGGAGCAGGACAGCACCGATTTCGACAAGGCGCTGCGCAGGATTGCGGCGCCGGCGGTGCTGGCGGTGGGGTTTCTGGGCGCACGGGTGGATCACCAGCTGGCGGCGTTCAATACGCTGGTGCAGGGGCATCCGGCGCCGTGTGTGCTGATCGGCGAAACCGAAGTGATCTTTCACCTGACCCATGCGGTCGAGCTGCCCGCAGAGGCGGGGGAGGTGATCTCGCTGTTTCCGATGCAGGAGGTGACCGGGCGTTCGGAAGGACTGGAGTGGCCCATCGGCGGGCTGCGGATGTCGCCGATGGGGCGGATCGGCACCTCGAACCGGGCCACCGGGCCGCTGCGGCTGGTGCCGGAGGGGCCGGGGCTGCTGGCGATCGTGCCGCGGCGGCTGCTGGCCGAGGTGGTGGCGGCGGTCAGGCTGGACCTCGGGCAGGATCTCAGGCGGGGTTGATCCGTTCCTCGGTTTCCGAGGCCTTGCGCTCGCGCAGCACCGCATAAAGCCCGGCGCTGATGGTCAGCAGGATGCCGAAGGCGGCCAGCGTGTTGGGCAGCTCGGAAAAGATCAGCCAGCCGAAGAACACCGCCACCGGGATTTCCAGGTATTGCATCGAGGCCAGCGTGGCGGTGGGGGCAAAACGCAGGCTCCAGGTCATCAGCAGATGCGCGATGGTGCCCAGCACGCCGGTCGCAGCCAGCAAGCCCCAGGTGTGGCTGGGCGGCATGTCGAAGTTGAGGCCGACCAGGCCTGCATTGTCACCGAACCACAGCATCGGCAGCATGAACAGGCTGGCCAGTAGGCCGGAGACCGCCTGCAGCGAGACCGGTTCGGTCTCCTTTGCGATCTTGCGGGTGGCCAGCATGAACAGGGCAAAGATCACCGCCACCAGCACCGGCCACAGGGCGTTCCAGCCCACCGCGGCAAAGCTTGGCTGAATGACCAGAAGGGTGCCGGTGAAGCCGGCCGCGCAGGCGCCGAGGCGGCGCAGCCCGACTTCTTCGTTCAGGACGTATTTGCCCAGGAGCAGCATGATGAAGGGCATCACAAAGGCAATCGCCACCGCATCGGCCAGGGGTAGGTATTTGAAGGCGGTGAACATGGCGCCGACGCCGCCCATTTGCAGCAGGGTCCGCAGCAGCAGGTAAGGCAGCACATGCCGCGGCATTCTCAGCGAGCAGCCCAGCAGCCAGGCAAAGGGGACCAGCAGCGCCGCCTGAAAGGCGAAGCGGGCAAAGACGATCTGCCCCACGGGAATATGGGCGCCCAGCAGTTTGGCGATGGCGTCGCAGACCGGGATGGTCACGCAGAAGCCCAGCATCAGGGCAATGCCGAGGAGGGGGCGGTCCTGTATCATGGCGCCACGCTAGGCCGGCGCGGTGGGCGGTGCAAGCTGGAGTTGCGGGGGAAAGAGGAGCGCTGCACTCTTTTCGGGAGGTGGTGCGCCGCGGCACGGCCCGCGCCTGACCTTGCCCCCGGTCAGGCGCATACGCGCCTTCCCAAGGTCAGCCACGGGCCTTGTGTCACGCTCTCTTTGCAGGACAGCGGGGGCTCAGCAGTTGGGGACGTTCACCGCCAGGCCGCCGAGCGAGGTTTCCTTGTATTTGTCATGCATGTCGGCGCCGGTCTGGCGCATGGTTTCGATGCAGGCGTCCAGCGGCACGAAGTGCTGGCCGTCGCCGCGCAGCGCGAGGGAGGCGGCGGAGACCGCCTTGATCGCCGCGAGGCCGTTGCGCTCGATGCAGGGAATCTGCACCAGGCCCTTGACCGGGTCGCAGGTCATGCCGAGGTGATGCTCCAGCGCGATCTCGGCGGCGTTTTCCACCTGTTCGGGGGTGCCGCCCATCACCGCGCAAAGGCCGGCGGCCGACATCGCGGCCGCCGAGCCGACCTCGGCCTGGCAGCCGGCTTCGGCGCCGGAAATCGACGCGTTGTATTTGACCAGGCCGGCGATGGCGGCGGCGGTCAGCAGGAAATCCTCGACATGGGACTCAGACGCGCCAGGCACATGGTCGAGGTAGTAGCGGATCACCGCCGGCAGGGTGCCTGCGGCGCCATTGGTCGGCGCGGTCACAACCTGGCCGCCGGCGGCGTTTTCCTCGTTCACCGCCATTGCATAGACGCTCATCCAGTCGTTGATGGTGTGCGGCGCGGTCAGGTTCATGCCGCGTTCGGCCAGCAGCGCGTCATGGATGCCCTTGGCGCGGCGGCGCACATTGAGGCCGCCGGGCAGGATGCCGTCGCGCTCCAGCCCGCGGTTGATGCAGTCGTTCATCACCTGCCAGATGCGGGCGGTGCCCTTGGACAGGCTTTCGGGGCAGCCGCGGGCGATTTCATTGGCGCGTTTCATGCCGGCAATCGATTTGCCGCTGGATTTGGCCATCTCCAGCATCTCGGCCGCGGATTTGAACGGGTAGGGCACCGGGTCGCCTTCGTCGGTCGCCTTGCCCTGGGCCAGTTCTTCCTCGGTGACGACAAAGCCGCCGCCGATCGAATAGTAGACCTGTTTCAGGATCACGTCGCCCTGGGCGTCGGTGGCCATCAGGATCATGCCGTTGGCGTGGCCCGGCAGCGCGTGATCGTAGTCGAAGATCATGTCGGCCTTGGGGTCGAAGTGCAGCTCGCCCAGACCCTCGGGCTGCATCTTGCGGGTTTCGGCCAGTTCCGCAAGGAAGGCCTCGGCCTTCTGATCGTCGTAATCATCGGGGCGGAAGCCGCCGAGGCCGAGAATGGTGGCGCGGTCGGTGGCATGGCCGACGCCGGTGAAGGCCAGCGAGCCGTGCAGCGAGGCGCGCAGCCCGTGGAATTCGAACGGCGAGGCGCGCATCACATCGAGGAACCGCGCGGCGGCGACCATCGGACCCATGGTGTGCGAGGAGGACGGGCCGATGCCCACTTTGAACATGTCGAAAACGGAGAGGAACATCAGGTGGCTGATCCTTCTGGGGGATTGGCATAGGCGGGGGAGGTGAACGGGGCGGCACCGAGGCCCTCGGCCTGGCGCGCGGTGGTAACGGCCGTGCGGTGTTCCAGCCCGGCGCAGAGGCGCTGCAGGCTGGGGTATTCGGCAATGCGGAACCAGGATCTGTCCGCATCGGCAGGGTAGAGCGCCATCCAGCGCATCTGGCAGGCCAGGTAATAGTCCAGAACCGAGGGCTGCGGTGCGCCCAGCCAGGCGGGGCGGCCGGCGGCGGCGCGGTCCAGATTGGTCAGATGCTGGTGCAGCCGCTGGCGCAAGACGGACTGCAGCTGTGCCTGCTGGGCCTTGTCCGCGCCAATGTATTGCTCCGGGTAGAACAGCATCCGCAGGTCGGCGTGCAGGGTGTTGGAGGCAAAGAACAGCCATTTCAGAAACGGCGCGTAATCCGCGCTCCCTGCCGCCGGGGCCATCGCCCCGTGCCGGCCGGCCAGCCACAAGAGGATGGCAGCGGTCTCAAACAGCGGCCCGTCCGGCGTTTCCAGCACCGGGATCAAACCGTTCGGATTGAGCGCCCGGTATCCGGCGCTGCGCTGGGCCTTTGCCCGGCGGTCGACCAGCACCGTTTCATACGGCTGGCCAAGCTCCTCCAGCGCCAGCCGGATGACCAGCGAGGCATTGTCAGGGGCGAAGTGAAGACGGTATTCGGGTTTCATGGCGTAACAATATGTCGCAAACCTCCGCCGCGTGTGTCCATTTCCGGCGTTTCCAATAGGAAACCCGCCTTTGTGATGCCTGATTCCCTGCCGCCCTGCACAGCGGCGGATCCCTGCCTGCGGCACAGGCGGTCATTGCCGCCGGGCGGTGCAGACAAAATGGGTCAGCGACAGGAAGAACCGCCCCTCGGCGGCCAGTTCCTGCTGTTCCTGCGCCCAGGCGGCGGCATCGTCGGGGTCGGTGGCGCCGATGTCCACCGCAAAGGCGCGGATCAGCTGGATCATCATCGCCGCCAGCCCGTCGGGGCGCAGGGCGGTGTCGCAGACTGCAACCGGGTGCATCCGCTGCATTTCAAATCCGCAGCTGCGCAGTTCGGCCGGCAGTTTTGCGGGCAGATCACGCACCGCCATGTGGCGGTTCCAGGCCTCCAGCATCCGCTCCATGCGCCGGGTGTTGTCGCTGTGCCAGGCCAATGTGCCCCAATGCATGTCGCCCGCAACCAGCCGCCCGCCCGGCTGCAGCACGTTGTGCAGGGCGCTCAGGGCAGGGCGGCGGTCGTTCAGATATTCGAAGACTTGCAGCGAAACCGCCTTGGTGAAGCTTTCCGGCTCAAACGGCAGGCGTGCGGCATCGCCCTCGGCCAGGGTGGTATTGGCGCGGCCTGCCAGCCGGTTGCGGGCGGCGGCCAGCATGTCGGGGCTGGCGTCCAGGCCGGTCACATGGCCGGCGGGGCCGACGGCGCGGGCCAGCTCAAGTGTCAGCAGCCCGTTGCCGCAGCCCAGATCCAGGATGCGGTCGCCCGGCAGCGGCGCCAGCGCGTCAAAGCTGGCCCGCCGCCGCTGCGACACATCGGCGCCCTGATAGGCGTCTTCCAGGACGCGGGCGGTTTCTTCGTCGAATTGCAGCATGGTTCTGGTCCCCCAAGTTGAAAATCAATAGCCCGGCTGCGGCGCATTTCCAGCCGCGGTGCCGGAAACCGCTGCAAGCCCCCTCGCGCAGAGGCGCCAAACCGCCTATAACCGCCGCAAACGCGTATTCATGGAGGCCCCCGATGACCGGAGAGCTGTCGCCGATCGACAAGGCGAAATTCGTGGCTGCCAAACGGGCGGCTGAAATGGTTGAGGATGGCATGCGGGTTGGTCTTGGCACGGGCTCGACCGCCGCCTGGCTGGTGCGCTGCCTGGGTGAGATGGTGAGCCGCGACGGGCTGAAGATCACCGCCGTGCCGACCTCTAGCCGGACCGCGGCGCTGGCGCGGGATGTGGGCATCAATGTGGTGTCGCTGGACGAGGCCAAATGGCTGGACATGACCATTGACGGCGCCGATGAGTTTGACGCCGATCTGAACCTGATCAAGGGCGGCGGCGGCGCGCATCTGCAGGAGAAGATCGTTGCCACCGCATCGGACCAGATGGTGGTGATTGCGGACGCCAGCAAGTCGGTCGAGAGGCTGGGGGCCTTTCCGCTGCCGGTCGAGGTGCTGCCGTTCGGCTGGCAGAGCAGCCAGGCGCTGATCGAGGAAACCCTGGTGTCGATGGATGTGATGGGCCGCACCACCA
Coding sequences:
- the nthB gene encoding nitrile hydratase subunit beta, with amino-acid sequence MTRVHDMGGRFGDGPVVPEAADAPVFAEDWHARALAVTLACGALGQWNIDTSRHARERLSPQDYSRFSYYEKWIAALADLLVEKDVLTREDLQGKGAAGLHALAERALTAKNAAAALAKGGPADRQGGPKPRFNPGQAVRARLPADNALVDGGHTRLPQYAAGARGYILRMHGTHVFPDSSAHGLGEAPEPLYAVRFPARVLWAHAEHPGDEVVLDLWQSYLEPL
- a CDS encoding nitrile hydratase accessory protein, translating into MSDCAGISAPEPVFAEPWHAQVFALTVQLNEAGRFTWADWVQRFSATLKRHGLNRELDGGEDYFRAWLETLEQVLADDGTASRAEAEGMRSRWEEAYLSTPHGAPVHLQG
- a CDS encoding adenylosuccinate synthase; translation: MANVVVVGAQWGDEGKGKIVDWLSERADVIARFQGGHNAGHTLVIDGKVYKLHALPSGVVRGGKLSVIGNGVVLDPWHLMKEIATVQAQGVEISPETLMVAENTPLILPLHGELDRAREEAASKGTKIGTTGRGIGPCYEDKVGRRAIRVADLADEATLIARVDRALQHHDPLRKGLGVDPVDRDALIEQLKEIAPQILPYAAPVWKVLNEKRKAGKRILFEGAQGALLDIDFGTYPFVTSSNVIAGQAATGVGIGPGSIDYVLGIVKAYTTRVGEGPFPTELLQADGSPDADGQRLGERGHEFGTTTGRQRRCGWFDACLVRQTCATSGINGISLTKLDVLDGFETLKICVGYELDGERLDYLPTAADQQARCTPIYEEMPGWSESTEGARSWNDLPANAIKYVKRVEELIDCPVALLSTSPERDDTILVTDPFAD
- a CDS encoding DUF2842 domain-containing protein, giving the protein MAGSKGLSYKARRRWALVILLVGMPVYIVAAVTVMNWLDRPPLWLELLVYVALGVAWVLPFKFVFRGVGQAEPDAEDQ
- a CDS encoding chemotaxis protein CheA, with the protein product MTKTSELMVHNNKVLTVSYGTFSCTLEGFEDSFGTMKAIAEYFRDLASDDRYFGAEPPQPDADMLARIAQREIARQVEARTSDGGIHLRAATPALGAAAAEAPAPAPAAAPAPAPAPAAETAPAAAPAAEQPAPAPAADQAAETPAPAAAEPAEQPAAAEAEAQADRLAAKEAKAAAEAIAEEAKAAAAELAAEIAEAEAEAEAEAEAEAEAEAEAEAEETITAVLETASEDSAPAKASSSVELLEVNEPEAETEAETEEHAAAPVRREEDTVPAADSIAAKLQRIRAVVAQTPVEDFTEDEHADDVLESAAEDITSALLEDGSDGAPDFDDEGDDAIAKALDRLDLNTGAAETASDAPAQDGGSLFAGLQDEDLAPAAADTADAADSRGAGSTADEAAAKPAPARVRITKVKRADFDQAVASGQLQETNASEDPAPAQPSLSEDDEADLMRELAEVEAEILAASEADEGAAESPDAEAPAQPAAAGLPDSDVSRLMAAADEKLEDPDTTSSREAYSQLRAAVAATKAEGAAAVSAGSDGAKPYREDLASVVRPRRPEPRPNASERPAAPAARPAPLKLVAEQRIDEGSAPQQPVRPRRVSAGVLDDGTEGSSGFASYAADRGAAELHELLEAAAAYISFVEGRDHFSRPQLMSKARSAGSSDFNREDGLRSFGQLLRDGKIERSGNGKFTASGDIGFKPGKRAAG
- a CDS encoding thiamine diphosphokinase, whose translation is MNHLIVEELEPITLVGGGELASGALEEALALAPVLAAADGGAVAALAAGHVPQAVIGDFDSLPGDVRGRLPPGSLFPVAEQDSTDFDKALRRIAAPAVLAVGFLGARVDHQLAAFNTLVQGHPAPCVLIGETEVIFHLTHAVELPAEAGEVISLFPMQEVTGRSEGLEWPIGGLRMSPMGRIGTSNRATGPLRLVPEGPGLLAIVPRRLLAEVVAAVRLDLGQDLRRG
- a CDS encoding DMT family transporter, which gives rise to MIQDRPLLGIALMLGFCVTIPVCDAIAKLLGAHIPVGQIVFARFAFQAALLVPFAWLLGCSLRMPRHVLPYLLLRTLLQMGGVGAMFTAFKYLPLADAVAIAFVMPFIMLLLGKYVLNEEVGLRRLGACAAGFTGTLLVIQPSFAAVGWNALWPVLVAVIFALFMLATRKIAKETEPVSLQAVSGLLASLFMLPMLWFGDNAGLVGLNFDMPPSHTWGLLAATGVLGTIAHLLMTWSLRFAPTATLASMQYLEIPVAVFFGWLIFSELPNTLAAFGILLTISAGLYAVLRERKASETEERINPA
- a CDS encoding L-serine ammonia-lyase, producing the protein MFLSVFDMFKVGIGPSSSHTMGPMVAAARFLDVMRASPFEFHGLRASLHGSLAFTGVGHATDRATILGLGGFRPDDYDDQKAEAFLAELAETRKMQPEGLGELHFDPKADMIFDYDHALPGHANGMILMATDAQGDVILKQVYYSIGGGFVVTEEELAQGKATDEGDPVPYPFKSAAEMLEMAKSSGKSIAGMKRANEIARGCPESLSKGTARIWQVMNDCINRGLERDGILPGGLNVRRRAKGIHDALLAERGMNLTAPHTINDWMSVYAMAVNEENAAGGQVVTAPTNGAAGTLPAVIRYYLDHVPGASESHVEDFLLTAAAIAGLVKYNASISGAEAGCQAEVGSAAAMSAAGLCAVMGGTPEQVENAAEIALEHHLGMTCDPVKGLVQIPCIERNGLAAIKAVSAASLALRGDGQHFVPLDACIETMRQTGADMHDKYKETSLGGLAVNVPNC
- a CDS encoding glutathione S-transferase family protein, yielding MKPEYRLHFAPDNASLVIRLALEELGQPYETVLVDRRAKAQRSAGYRALNPNGLIPVLETPDGPLFETAAILLWLAGRHGAMAPAAGSADYAPFLKWLFFASNTLHADLRMLFYPEQYIGADKAQQAQLQSVLRQRLHQHLTNLDRAAAGRPAWLGAPQPSVLDYYLACQMRWMALYPADADRSWFRIAEYPSLQRLCAGLEHRTAVTTARQAEGLGAAPFTSPAYANPPEGSAT
- a CDS encoding methyltransferase domain-containing protein, encoding MLQFDEETARVLEDAYQGADVSQRRRASFDALAPLPGDRILDLGCGNGLLTLELARAVGPAGHVTGLDASPDMLAAARNRLAGRANTTLAEGDAARLPFEPESFTKAVSLQVFEYLNDRRPALSALHNVLQPGGRLVAGDMHWGTLAWHSDNTRRMERMLEAWNRHMAVRDLPAKLPAELRSCGFEMQRMHPVAVCDTALRPDGLAAMMIQLIRAFAVDIGATDPDDAAAWAQEQQELAAEGRFFLSLTHFVCTARRQ
- the rpiA gene encoding ribose-5-phosphate isomerase RpiA, which encodes MTGELSPIDKAKFVAAKRAAEMVEDGMRVGLGTGSTAAWLVRCLGEMVSRDGLKITAVPTSSRTAALARDVGINVVSLDEAKWLDMTIDGADEFDADLNLIKGGGGAHLQEKIVATASDQMVVIADASKSVERLGAFPLPVEVLPFGWQSSQALIEETLVSMDVMGRTTTLRMNGDAPFVTDEGNYILDLHLKRIGNARQLALVLNQIPGVIENGLFIDICDTVVIGYGDGRVEVRDINEGTVEKDRLDFAETDNLFTDLTD